GCGTtagcagcagagcaaaacaaagccaacaaaataaaacagaacccACTCCACCTTGTGTACGTGCACCAACAATTCAGAAGAGAGCCATGAAATCCAATTTAGCAGTATGGACACAAGAGATTCCCCTCTTATGGTGAGGACGGGTATTGTCTTTTCTATTCTTACACATCATCTGGAGCTCCAGGGTCTCTGCTACTGCACATTCCTTATTGAGTTTCTTCAACTCTCTTCACTTTACCATCATGTTCACCAGTGGTGGTCAATGGTTCACCAATTCCCAACTCAACCACACgtacacatatatacacacatgcacacattttAACCTGTAACTTTTCATTCCTTCGTTCAGCTTCGTGATACTTTTCCAACAATCTCTTGAGACAAGCTGTCAAtcctgcaaaagcaaacaaggtGTTAATGCAGGGGCTTTTCAGGTACCTCATTTTTAACACCACCAGGTTCCTTATTCAAACCTAGCACTGATGAAATTGCTGCCATCACCCAGACATCTCAGGGAGATTGATTCTGAACAAAACCCAGATTCTCAATGGGAGATTACATTTTCCTTATCAAACATTGTTACAGTCGCTGCAAAGGTTCATTTCCAATGTGCcaccaaggaaataaaacactacAACTGAGTAACCATGATGacaagtcatagaatcattgaatggcttgagttggaagagacctcaaagattgAAGAACCATATGGTGGTTGGGTTTGGAAAGGAACTCAGAGATTATAGAACCAGAGGATGACTGGCTTAGAAGGGATATCAAAGATTATAGACCCATAGAATGGTTGGGCTGAAAGGGATTTCAAAGATTATAGAACcataggatggttgggttggaagggacctccaagatcatccagttccaactccccaAACTCATAATTTGCAGACAGTACAGTGCACAGATGAACACCCACCAACCTctgggaccccaatggggatCAAAGAGTTGGGATGCCCCATGGGGCAGGCACCTTGTTTGGAGgtgggcagctccagccctgtgcttgCCAGCAGCTGTTCTGCTCCCTCCAGCCATGACAGGACCACATGTGTGATTTCCACCACTGCTGCACGTATGTCCAACAGCAATGGGTCCACAAGCATGGCCTCCAGCTTGCTGAGCTCACtcttcaggctgctgctgcagaatgaGGCCCTCAGGAATTCCTACAAAGAATAAAACCCATCGATGTGCCAGCCTACACAAATCACATAACTGACAAATCACCTAAGAGCCCTGTGAAAGCCTCAAGGTTTATCCATTCACTGAGAGCTTTCAATCAATATCTTTGGATAGGAGCAGCCCAGGTGAGGATGCTGGAGTGGcagattctgttctttttgaaCTAGTGCTTTCTGAGGGCTAAGTTCACCTCTCATAAGGCTTTCTATTGCTGATGTGCAGGCATGACTTTCTTTCTGACCTGTCCTCAGGCCAACAGAACTCCTTGTGCCCCTTATCTCCCAGCTGGAATGTTGTAAACAGGATTTAAATGACTGACCTGGAGCTCACACAGTGattttttgaacacctccacgtTTTCAGtcatctccttttcctttgagaCCTTGGAACTTATTTCCTCCTGGAGGCACTTCTCTCGTGCCTGACTCTGTTGGTTTTCCTCCCAGATATGCTGAACCTTCTCTACTACCTGCCAAAGGAGAACAAAGCACCACGCACCATTCTTCGGCTGAGGAACCATAGAATGGGTGGGTTGGAGACCTTGAAGTCCACCCAGCCTCACACTCCTaccatgggctggttgccccctACTAttacaggctgcccagggcccatccatgaCCTTGGGaaccaccagggatggggcacccacagctctctgggcaatcCACAGGGGCCAGAGACATCTGTGGCAGTGACCAAAGCCTTCTGCAGTTGGTTGGCCACACTGGGCTCCTGGGCTTTTCCCAGTTGAAGCCCCAGCACTCCAGTTAAGCTCTGGAAGAGGAGAAGGGCCACACTTCCTTTATGTTATGGTGTATGGTCATTCCTCTGGGGTGGCCAAACTTGTAATATGTGAAGCTGGCTGGTGCtgtggctgttctgcagcagcctCAAATCCTGATGGGTTTTGGaggctctgagcatctctgaGATGGTTTTTGCACTCACCTGCTGCATTGTGAGGGCCTTCCCTGactcttctgctgcttgtgggCTGCACACTCGCATCACTTGGCTTTTGAAAGACTCCAGCTACAGCAGAGattaacacaggaaaaaacaatcACTGAGAACCAACACAAACTCTACTTCAGTGCTCTACAAAACCCTGCAACAGTCAACACTGAGAGCATCTTGGACCATGACCATCCTCTATCATGACAGAAGAAATCCTTCTGACTAGCCCTTAATACTGAGCCTACTGACAAGATATAATCTGAGTTCAGTGCTCAGTATTTCCTTCCCAGAACGCACAATCTACCTTCTGCAGATATCCTTCCACATCACGttcagtgcctgcagcctgcaTTGCAAGAACATCCCATCCATCTCCCCCTACCTGTCCTTGGGCTCGATCCATATCAGACTTCAGCAGGCGCTCCCTGCGCCCCATCTCCTGAAGCTGCAGGGATTTCCTTCTACAGGTGCTTTTCAGCTCCTCTTCAACCTGCAACAACAGAAGCATTTCAATATCAAAGCTCTACCAGTTGGATCTCTATGTAGCCCAGCTACCCACCATTCCCATCAGATGGGTGAGCTGCTACTTTGGGTGCTGATGTTCACCTTGGTTTTATCTGCCAGCTGTGTTTGGATGGCTTTCTGCTCAGTGTTGTACTTCTGAACCTCTTCCTGCAATCCCTTCAGCTCACATTCCAGCTCTCCAATGCGCTGCAAGAGTCCAGGACAGCAGAAAGTTTCATTGGAGGAGCTCACTCGGGGAGTTcttgaagaagatgaagaacaaGCAAGACATCCTACCCATCTCTCCCATTTAATTTACTCTTCTATTTTATTCCAACCTATTTTTACAGCTGATAGATTGATAGGTTGTATCTTATGACAGTATTATCACAGGATGGCTTCGTTTGGAAGTGATTtcaaagatcatagaaccatgggatggttgggttggaagggacctcaaagatcatccagttccaactctctgctatgggctggctgccccctatcagctcaggttgcccaaggtcccatccaacctggccttgaggACCTCCAGGCATGGAacatccacaacatctctgggcaacctgtgccataGCCTCACTACATCCTGCACTGCAATGTAATATTCCATTTGTTGCCAGGAGTTGACATTTCTCTACGTTGTTATGAAAGTTCAACCCCTTTCTTTACAGGAGTGGGATTCACAACACTTCTCTTATGCCCATATCTCCCCAAACCAACTACAAACTCACTTTTTGGTACGCAGCCACTTCCCTCTCTCCAAGTTCACGCttcatttcctctttaattCTAGAGcactaaaacaaacagcaaccgAGGGAAAAAATTAGCAGGCTGGCCAGATACTGTTATTTCTGATGGAGATGTCAACACATCCTTCAGTCCTACAGCACAGTGAAGTGCTCAACTGCCTGATGTACATTTGATAAGTGGGAGTGCCCATGGTAGGGCAATTGTGGCATCAAGAGCACGACAGCATGAACACTTTAAAGGGCCCATATCTAATCATAGTTTGGCTGGGAGAGGAAAAATGCTGTCCAGGCAGCTTTCTGTAAGGGAAAAACCAGGCTTGGCTGCAGGGAGCATTGCTAAAAGCAGGTTTCCATGGCTCCTCAGCAGGATCTTGGCACCAACACCCGGAGCACACAAAGCAGCCACAGTGTTCCCGAAATTCAGGTCATTGAGTACCTGCATGCACAACAAGGAGGGGAATTCATTTGGGGAACCCGACACCTTGCTGTGGGCATTTTGCAGCGTGCAAAGGCAGATACACAGCCCTgaatttgctgtgtttgtgctaAAAGAGCTGCTGGTCgtggaaccatagaatcattaagactggaaaagacctcagagatcaccaagtccaaccccaacccatcccaccacgCCAACTGACCacgtcccttagtacaacaccTAAACCTTTCTTGAACACCCCAtcaccacctccatgggcagcctgtgccagtgcatctCTTTCAGTGAACAAATTCTTAACAGTGAGTAACATGACCCTTCTGATCTTCCTTTTCCATACCAACCCACCTATGAGACCAGCACTGGGGACACTAACCTTGGCAGACACGGCTGCCAGCTGGTTgtccttttctctgtttgccttctttgttttttccacctCCTGCTTGAGCTgctgaattttctgttctttcacagCAATCTCCCTTTGCAGGCTGGTCACGAGGCCTGATAAAAACAATGCAGGGAGATGAAACTCAAGCATTTCCTTGCAGAAAGCCCTCTGGGCACCGAGTGGCAAGCCTCCATCTCTGACAACTGCCCAACTTTGAGCACAGATCCAGCTCTTGGCATGCTGTGCTGGACATTATCCCATAACAGCATCATTAGTGAGTCCCCCCGAGCCCTGCAGCATATGCTCCCTGGAGGATGAGCAGCTCTGATGGATCAGTTTCCATTATCTCTCTATGTCAGGACAATTTTTAGGAGCCACTGCAGAGTATCTATTGCCAGAACAGCCTTGCAAATGTGGGGTCACCTTCCtcaggtgctcagtgctgctacAAGGAGTTTCTACTGAGGGGGAATATACCTGTAATCAAAGCATGATCCCTCTTTAGCTTCTCACTTTCTCTTCTCAGGTTTCCTATTTCCAGGTCTCTTTCCTGAAGGGAATGGCTATAAACTTCACTCGAGCCCTTCTGCAGGTTGCTGATCTAAAACAGAGGACAATACACACCCTTCACCTAGAAACTCTTCACTCCAGTGACCCTTCTTTTGCTTTAAGCTCAAAGGCAATGCTTTCCAAGCCCCACAAAGAGCTCCCTGTTATCTGAAAGGCTTCAGCTTGCCATGAACCCCTCCCAGTATCAGCTCTCACAGGACAGCATGGTTGACCTGATGGCATTAAAGGAGAAACCCCTCTGGCTACAACAATCCCTCTTATAGGACACCTGTGCCCATTTGGCCATTGCATACCTGCTCCTTTAAGGCTTTGATCTCTTCTGTTTTGGCCCTGATTTCTCCCTCAAAGGTTAGAAGCTTCTGGGTCAGCTCCACGTCATTTCTCACAGCATCCATGCTCTTGGCCATCGATGCCAGTTCCCCCTGCAGCTCCCTTATCACCGTATCCTTCTGCTTTGATTCTGCTTCAAAAGCAGAGAGACGGACGATTTCCTTTTCCAGGCTCAGCAGCTTTTTGTCCTGCAGGCAGATTCTGTCTGTTGCTCAGCagatctgtgattctatgactttgcACACTGTCACCATGTTCCTCCCCCCCAGCAGAACCCCTTGCCCTCACCCCAGCATCACCTTTTCCTGCAAGGCACAATCCATGCTATTAATCCCCAGGAAAGGGTCTCCCATTCCACTGCTTCTTGAGTTGGTGGTCCaggctgaaagaaagcagacaaaatagCAGAAAACCTGTGGGATGGGGTCTCATTGCATCTCCCTCCCTTGTCTAAAATCCATTCTAGAGCAGTGGTCAGTCCTTAGTTCATACTCTGAGCAAAACCCACTCAATCTGGCACTAAAAAGACCCTTATCAATAGAGCCTACACAAGAGAAACAGACACAGTGGATGAGGGTTCCTTTGCTTTGTCAACACCAGTTTCAAAAccagttgggtttttttggccAACCCCAAAGAAAGATGCTCTACATTCACTGCTTACAGCACATGATGAGTTAAAAGATTAACATACACTGGTTTTCTTGGCTCTATTTCACAAATTCAATGATGTGATCAAACTTGGGTGTGCATGCTGTAATGCATTCTCTATAGAACTCCCCTAAGGTCTTTCTACTCTGCCCAGGCTTCTATTTTCAGCTGGATGCCAAAGGCTTGCATTGCTGGGAGCTTCACTCCCATTACTTTCTATGGGATTCCATATTATGCACATGGCTTTATGGCTCTGAGTCTGCATGGTAATGTTCTTTCCTCTGGAGTAttattttggttgtttattAATGACTTTGTCTTGCTACTGGTTGTTAATAAACAGCAAAACCTCCATAGATTATTGAAACATAGCTTGATATTGGGGTGATTtgatggatattaggaaaaacttctctgaaagagtggttgggcattggtacagctgcccagagaggttgtggggtcaccgaccctggaggtgttcaaagtggagatgtggcactgagggacgtggttgGTGGGCAGTACTAGTGGTTGGTGGATGAtcagactggatgatcttacaggtcttttccaacctgaatgattctcTGCTCCTATGATTCTATCAGGAGTTGGGCTCTGtgacccttccaacctgggataTTCAATGAAACCACACAAATCATGGCGTAATCTGATATAACCAACACTCAGAGTCAAAGCATCTTCCCATCCTTCTACTGTTCCACCAGTTCATCCCCCCAGGCCTCCACCTTTGCTCCACCACTGCACACTCTGCCTTTAAGAAACACATCAGATATGGATCTCTTTTATGTTCCTTTACTCAAGGCAGCCTGTAACTGCACAGCCAAGGAACCAACCCACTGCTTCAGTCAGGAGACCAGAATAGGTGCATGAGTCAGCGACGGAGATAAAGCGATCGCTGCTCAACATCTCACACGAGGaacaaggaagaggaaatgtCACCCCAAGTTACAGGCAATGGCATTCCCCAGTGTTTTTTCACAGCACCTTTCTCAATTAACCCAAATGCCACTGCTAGCACGCGGGGTCCAATTAGCTTTGCTTGTTAAGGAATCACGACTAATTGGCTGTGATGCTCGTCATTTAGTAGTGTGCatcaaaaccaaatcaaaactCTGCTCAGATCAGCCCTATTTGATGCTGAGAACCAACAGTCCCTTTACTGTCACAGCAAAATCTTTCCTGCAGCCATATGGGAGTACCTGGCCTCTCTGCAGGTGGCTGGTTGAGCACATCCATTGCGGTGGTCACGGTTGCACTCCGGGTCCATGCACTTATGGGGCGCTTACGGAGTGGTGGGTGGGTTGTGGGGCCAACCCAGTTGCTGGAGCGATGCTGGGACTGCATCGAGGGGAGGGGGGCACCATGCTGGGGTTCTGCAGCCCATGCCATGCAGCGTTGTGCCAATGGGTAGGAGGGTTTCTGTTGGGGAACAGGACTGTATCGTTAGTAAGGTAAGagtttttcagctctttttatGCAACATGAACAGTTTAGAAGGAGAGGTATAGAGTGTCAGCCTGCTTTACATGCTGTTATACATTCAGAGcttgggatttatttttcataatggAGGACTTAGCTCTTGTGGCTGGGTGCTCCTCTTCTGTAGAGCGTGTTCATCCTTAATACCACTGAAAATGAGAGAGAGGCCTCCCTGCATTAAACACTGTAAACACTTCACACAGCGAAATGGAGAAGTGATTTACTCTCTGCAGTCAGCGGTGTCAGGCTTCAAAGCTATTATATCAAAGGAGGATCATCGAGCCCAGAGCAATAAAGAGGCACTGACAATGCTTTTTCTGTGTCACTGTGCATAACTGCATTCTTGTGTGCAGGCTGCACGTCTGCTTTTGGAAACCAAAGTGTTGGGTGTTCCAGCTGGAACAAACTTCACCTGCACAGCCCTTAGCCCTCCAGGTGAATGGATTCATccagcaaaaatgcattttctcctcTTCGGCTGAGCTTTTTTGGGGTCATCTCCCAACACAAAGAACCTTGTTGAGTCATCCAAAAGCAGTTATCTGAGTACACAGACTGCCATTCATTCACCTTTATCCCACGCTGGGCTGCCAGGCATGCGGTTTTCCAGCACCATTCTCAATCTTTGCCTATTTATGATTCCTCAAGAGCCAccactataaaaataaacatgattcCATTGATCCTGAGTACTTTTATAGCCCACACATGCTCTACTGATATCCTGAGATGGCCCTATTCCCAGGGGTAGGAGATTTCCACTAGATTTGACCCTGTATTTACAATTGCTCTGGATTTCTGTTATGCCCACAGGTCAAAGCTGTGGCCTTGCTGTGCAGAACAGAGCCTGCAGTTGTGCATGGCAGTACCAAGAAAAGGACCAGCAGTGTCTTTGCTTATTAATTTGCTCTCGTTTGGACCTTTAATGCTAGCATCTAAAGAAAGGCTCAATGGAAAACTCAATGGAAAGAGACTTAAAGCTCATTTCCCAATGCTTTCACACCTTCGCAAGACCTATCTCCACAAGTTCTGATGGGCTTGCCATCAGAAATCTCTTCCATGCTTCCTTCATCCTCAGTAGAGGATGAAACTCAGTAGAGTTGCCCAAATTTCTTCAGCAGAGGGAGCtccagctttttatttcttgatgaTATAAGAATAAAAACCTGAGAGCATGACACCCTCTTGACATCATGTAAAACTACAGGCCCATTTCAGAGCTTGCCTTACCTGGGGGACTCCATCCACCATCAGCTCAAAGGATGCTCCCTGAGCCCCAAAGCGCAGGATGTCTCCTGGCCTCACATGCACGGCTGCATTCTGCACCTGGCAGCCATTCACAAAGGTGCCCTGAGGGGAATTGAGGTCCTGCAGGACGAATCCACTCTCCCACCCGGTGAACTCGAGGGCTGCGTGGTGCTCCTCTGCCCCTGCAGACTGACAGCAGCAATCAGTGGGCAAAACCTTGGAGAGCAATTGAGGCTGTGTTATTGATGTGCATTTGCCCAGCCCtctggatgatcttggaagtctttgCTAACCTTTtatcacaggatcatagaacccttcaagctggaagggacctaaagatcatcaggtccaatgccctgcaatgagcagggacacccacagctccatcagtgctcagagcccctccagcctgaccttgggtcACTTAGGATTGCAATGCATCACCCTACTTACATCCAAAGCATGAAAATGGGCAGTTAGCCCCTCTGCTTTGCATCTGGGATTACAGCCTTGCTAATGCCAGCATAGCcattccccttctctccctctaATTTCTGACACTTATCCCATCCATCATccacccccacagccccatggcgTGCTCACCAGTACCTTCAGGACGATGTCTGACCCTTCGTGTCTCCCTATCGTTGTTCTTCGCTCTTTGAGTTGAAAACACTCCTCCGAGCTCCTCAGGAAAGCTCTCATGGCCTCAAAGACTAAAGCAAAATATATCCTACTTAGTTAGCAATCCCCCATGCAATGCATAGCCAGGAGCAAGTCCAGCACCCCGCACACCACTCCTCCTGCAATAAAAGCCATAAAGTTATTTACAGAGGCTCCCTTTGCTCCTCCCTGCACCCGTGGTAGCCAGGGAAACCCCCATGACACCAAAATccatctgctttccttcttgtgtttgttttgttcaggtttcttttttgtttggtttggttttttatcctttttccaAGCAACGGGCACAACACAGCTCTGTGTCGGTTGCAGCTCCTTGTTTCTCTAAGGACGTTGCTTCTCCCCGTATCAAAACACAGTTTGTGGTGCAGCCTACCTGGTTTGAGCATGTCTGAGTATATattatttttgatttttctcttgtttttccacCTCCTGCAATAGATTAACACCATCCACCACCTGCGGCCCATAAGGGCCCTTTGGCTTGTGGGGCCTCCTCCGCTGTGCAGaggggattaatggggtttaatTAAATGGAGATCAAAACCTGGGGTGCTGTGAGTAGGTTTGAATGCCACCGTGATGGTCTGATGCATCCCCAGGGCCCCGGGCGCCATTTTGTAGGCCTCCCTCCCTATCCCTGTCCCCATGGCAACCAAGCCGCCATGACAGCCGCCATTAAGGGTGAAGGCCAGGCCTCCTTCCTCACACTGCTGTCCTCCTTCCTGCATAGATCTCCTTCCACATTTCAGTAGAGGGACACCAATACCTCACAGCACGTGAGATTTAGACCTCAAAACAGGCCATTTTATCCCCACCAGTACCTGACAGGCCTTGGGCAGGCTGTGGAAAGCACCACGTAAAACTCCCTGGGGACGTGTTCCACACCCATGCCAAAACTAATGAGATTTAACGAGGAGATGGTGGGTGTTGCACTCCAGTTTATGGGTGTTGCAACACTGAGTGCTGAGCCCCAAGCAACTCGATTCAACAGCACTTCCCCCCCCATAAAACAGTGACTCAACATGCACATATATTGCATCCTCAACAACGATAAATGAGGATCTCCGTTTCACCTCCCCCAAATTTCCCTCATGTTTAaagagctctttttttccccctgttgtTCCATTAGTTTTGCTTATGAAAGTCCCTTATCATACGATTTGCCTGCCTGAGATCACGTCATCCCCTGGGGCACAGCAAAGTGAATATGACTGCAATAGTGGGAACGATGGGatagaatatgaaaaaataaatgatcacAGGTACCACCATATGGATTTGGACCAACATCTCATTCACATCCTGTTATTTTTTAGCCATTTGTGTTCATCTCATATCTTTTACTTCCCCAACCACCAAGCTAATCTCTACCGGAAAGCCCACCCCTACACCAAGAATCCTATAAGCAATAACATAGCATAGGGATGGCATGACTTTGTAGACGCTGTTGCTCAGGAGGTAGCACACATTCGGGATGCCCAAGGAGCAGCATCTACCCTAAACCACTTGGTTTAGGTGGATTGAAGTCCAGAGCTTGcgcacacagacacacacatacacatgcaccCCAcgtacaaaatatttatttagaaaaggaCTGCTTGCACTGCATGGTCTTGTCCTTCCACCCAAAACACCCTGAACAACTCATGGCAGTCGTACACTATGGCAGTTTCCAGCCCCAGATGGACTGTCCCTTCAATTCACAGCAcaacacacaaaagaaagaaccaCTGAGGCAAGAAATACAGTCCTCTCCTACAGGAGAACGGGCAGTGATGCCAGTAAGAAACCTCCTATGGGTAAAGCCTATAGGTCTGACAAGCTTAAGGGCTTGTTTCATTCCTCTTCGCACCAGCAAGCATGCAACCCTGCAGGCACTCGGGCCAGCCCTGTGCCACTATCCCCAACCCCACTGGTGTCTGGAGTGGTGACAGCTACATCACTAACCTGACACTTTTACTTGCcttactcaaaaaaaaaaaaaaaaaaaaaaaaaaaaaaaagacagagtgtttcccttttcctcttggaaaatACTTATTAAATAGCAGTTTGGTGGCTTGGAAACCCATTGCTGGGGCAAGGCACAAAGGAGAGAAGATAACGTTAGGTGGTCCTTAACTTAATGTAGAATAGATGTCCAACTCTTCCAGCCTTCACGTCCTTCACAGCATTGCTATTTCCCCATTGTGTTTGATATAATGCTGCCCTGGGAAGACCCAGTTTTATTTGTGCCACGCCACAGCAGTACCTCAGCATCCAGAGAGCATCCAACACTCCTGCACTCCATGACCAGCCCTCTCTGAGTGCTTCCAATCCTCGCAATGACCAACCCCTCCTTTCTAAGTCAACTGTTGGCTTCCCGGTGTTTTTTCCTGGATATCCTCATACTTTGGA
The nucleotide sequence above comes from Coturnix japonica isolate 7356 chromosome 21, Coturnix japonica 2.1, whole genome shotgun sequence. Encoded proteins:
- the FHAD1 gene encoding forkhead-associated domain-containing protein 1 isoform X2, giving the protein MQEGGQQCEEGGLAFTLNGGCHGGLVAMGTGIGREAYKMAPGALGMHQTITVAFKPTHSTPVFEAMRAFLRSSEECFQLKERRTTIGRHEGSDIVLKVLPTDCCCQSAGAEEHHAALEFTGWESGFVLQDLNSPQGTFVNGCQVQNAAVHVRPGDILRFGAQGASFELMVDGVPQKPSYPLAQRCMAWAAEPQHGAPLPSMQSQHRSSNWVGPTTHPPLRKRPISAWTRSATVTTAMDVLNQPPAERPAWTTNSRSSGMGDPFLGINSMDCALQEKDKKLLSLEKEIVRLSAFEAESKQKDTVIRELQGELASMAKSMDAVRNDVELTQKLLTFEGEIRAKTEEIKALKEQISNLQKGSSEVYSHSLQERDLEIGNLRRESEKLKRDHALITGLVTSLQREIAVKEQKIQQLKQEVEKTKKANREKDNQLAAVSAKCSRIKEEMKRELGEREVAAYQKRIGELECELKGLQEEVQKYNTEQKAIQTQLADKTKVEEELKSTCRRKSLQLQEMGRRERLLKSDMDRAQGQLESFKSQVMRVCSPQAAEESGKALTMQQVVEKVQHIWEENQQSQAREKCLQEEISSKVSKEKEMTENVEVFKKSLCELQEFLRASFCSSSLKSELSKLEAMLVDPLLLDIRAAVVEITHVVLSWLEGAEQLLASTGLELPTSKQGLTACLKRLLEKYHEAERRNEKLQAQLEEVQESRDSLLQERLEELKAKHEQDLQIKINQIILEKEEEKAKILESTVLKEKEKHKRCLDEEKKRIQDLESNLKSMAEIIEGKSKEQEVMDLKLQEAVHDLEEATTREMRLKQQVLMQDEQLKILQNGSKALKQKMKEEIAEYKEQIKQHSRTIVALEDRLLEAEQQQKELKEENDVLVERIKGLQDDASRSTAGAPQEAKESHCCGVEELAAMQSILQAKEAAIVGLTKQLSETRARMSDMRGELSEKQKAELEQSLHRVKSQEYELGMLRGKVSEMSDLVAKKDRELQAAAAELRKAQEDCKALKDASQRMAEELEMLSQAQNIPATPKESSGQELALDMANLGVRCRGLRHEETIQKQKEGLAELRERIKVLEKTQASAVVGRASELLVVQKAALPEKVTQKAGLKVEPAPLPGAEFKCSKCLGQLPDGSSRGAMSMEVLEDSSLSESMYLDLICALGRLMNMKELEEMQPMEHLPQEERENVGQQRRRDLGLLYERISKLKDRLERKEERLQEYKTSMEQLRLNQESLQTYREEMLRLEDEVYRGAEEKALLREALERMRAELDQEKKLNQAARQRKSLAENGEKRKGKELPNRACSSKERGGKPGAQQPSLLVKVKSKERVVGDLKAMGST
- the FHAD1 gene encoding forkhead-associated domain-containing protein 1 isoform X3, yielding MQEGGQQCEEGGLAFTLNGGCHGGLVAMGTGIGREAYKMAPGALGMHQTITVAFKPTHSTPVFEAMRAFLRSSEECFQLKERRTTIGRHEGSDIVLKSAGAEEHHAALEFTGWESGFVLQDLNSPQGTFVNGCQVQNAAVHVRPGDILRFGAQGASFELMVDGVPQKPSYPLAQRCMAWAAEPQHGAPLPSMQSQHRSSNWVGPTTHPPLRKRPISAWTRSATVTTAMDVLNQPPAERPAWTTNSRSSGMGDPFLGINSMDCALQEKDKKLLSLEKEIVRLSAFEAESKQKDTVIRELQGELASMAKSMDAVRNDVELTQKLLTFEGEIRAKTEEIKALKEQISNLQKGSSEVYSHSLQERDLEIGNLRRESEKLKRDHALITGLVTSLQREIAVKEQKIQQLKQEVEKTKKANREKDNQLAAVSAKCSRIKEEMKRELGEREVAAYQKRIGELECELKGLQEEVQKYNTEQKAIQTQLADKTKVEEELKSTCRRKSLQLQEMGRRERLLKSDMDRAQGQLESFKSQVMRVCSPQAAEESGKALTMQQVVEKVQHIWEENQQSQAREKCLQEEISSKVSKEKEMTENVEVFKKSLCELQEFLRASFCSSSLKSELSKLEAMLVDPLLLDIRAAVVEITHVVLSWLEGAEQLLASTGLELPTSKQGLTACLKRLLEKYHEAERRNEKLQAQLEEVQESRDSLLQERLEELKAKHEQDLQIKINQIILEKEEEKAKILESTVLKEKEKHKRCLDEEKKRIQDLESNLKSMAEIIEGKSKEQEVMDLKLQEAVHDLEEATTREMRLKQQVLMQDEQLKILQNGSKALKQKMKEEIAEYKEQIKQHSRTIVALEDRLLEAEQQQKELKEENDVLVERIKGLQDDASRSTAGAPQEAKESHCCGVEELAAMQSILQAKEAAIVGLTKQLSETRARMSDMRGELSEKQKAELEQSLHRVKSQEYELGMLRGKVSEMSDLVAKKDRELQAAAAELRKAQEDCKALKDASQRMAEELEMLSQAQNIPATPKESSGQELALDMANLGVRCRGLRHEETIQKQKEGLAELRERIKVLEKTQASGKHAVVGRASELLVVQKAALPEKVTQKAGLKVEPAPLPGAEFKCSKCLGQLPDGSSRGAMSMEVLEDSSLSESMYLDLICALGRLMNMKELEEMQPMEHLPQEERENVGQQRRRDLGLLYERISKLKDRLERKEERLQEYKTSMEQLRLNQESLQTYREEMLRLEDEVYRGAEEKALLREALERMRAELDQEKKLNQAARQRKSLAENGEKRKGKELPNRACSSKERGGKPGAQQPSLLVKVKSKERVVGDLKAMGST
- the FHAD1 gene encoding forkhead-associated domain-containing protein 1 isoform X8 — encoded protein: MQEGGQQCEEGGLAFTLNGGCHGGLVAMGTGIGREAYKMAPGALGMHQTITVAFKPTHSTPVFEAMRAFLRSSEECFQLKERRTTIGRHEGSDIVLKSAGAEEHHAALEFTGWESGFVLQDLNSPQGTFVNGCQVQNAAVHVRPGDILRFGAQGASFELMVDGVPQKPSYPLAQRCMAWAAEPQHGAPLPSMQSQHRSSNWVGPTTHPPLRKRPISAWTRSATVTTAMDVLNQPPAERPAWTTNSRSSGMGDPFLGINSMDCALQEKDKKLLSLEKEIVRLSAFEAESKQKDTVIRELQGELASMAKSMDAVRNDVELTQKLLTFEGEIRAKTEEIKALKEQISNLQKGSSEVYSHSLQERDLEIGNLRRESEKLKRDHALITGLVTSLQREIAVKEQKIQQLKQEVEKTKKANREKDNQLAAVSAKCSRIKEEMKRELGEREVAAYQKRIGELECELKGLQEEVQKYNTEQKAIQTQLADKTKVEEELKSTCRRKSLQLQEMGRRERLLKSDMDRAQGQLESFKSQVMRVCSPQAAEESGKALTMQQVVEKVQHIWEENQQSQAREKCLQEEISSKVSKEKEMTENVEVFKKSLCELQEFLRASFCSSSLKSELSKLEAMLVDPLLLDIRAAVVEITHVVLSWLEGAEQLLASTGLELPTSKQGLTACLKRLLEKYHEAERRNEKLQAQLEEVQESRDSLLQERLEELKAKHEQDLQIKINQIILEKEEEKAKILESTVLKEKEKHKRCLDEEKKRIQDLESNLKSMAEIIEGKSKEQEVMDLKLQEAVHDLEEATTREMRLKQQVLMQDEQLKILQNGSKALKQKMKEEIAEYKEQIKQHSRTIVALEDRLLEAEQQQKELKEENDVLVERIKGLQDDASRSTAGAPQEAKESHCCGVEELAAMQSILQAKEAAIVGLTKQLSETRARMSDMRGELSEKQKAELEQSLHRVKSQEYELGMLRGKVSEMSDLVAKKDRELQAAAAELRKAQEDCKALKDASQRMAEELEMLSQAQNIPATPKESSGQELALDMANLGVRCRGLRHEETIQKQKEGLAELRERIKVLEKTQASAVVGRASELLVVQKAALPEKVTQKAGLKVEPAPLPGAEFKCSKCLGQLPDGSSRGAMSMEVLEDSSLSESMYLDLICALGRLMNMKELEEMQPMEHLPQEERENVGQQRRRDLGLLYERISKLKDRLERKEERLQEYKTSMEQLRLNQESLQTYREEMLRLEDEVYRGAEEKALLREALERMRAELDQEKKLNQAARQRKSLAENGEKRKGKELPNRACSSKERGGKPGAQQPSLLVKVKSKERVVGDLKAMGST